Part of the Fibrobacter sp. UWR2 genome is shown below.
CATCGTCCGCACGAACGGCCTGAACGAATCCGAATTCGAAATCCGCAAGCAGATGCGCGAACTCGAGAGTAAGTGGGAACAGACGAAGTTCAACTTCGCGAACCAGCCTGCCGAGACATGCATCTACGAGGAATCCGATTCCATCGAGCAGACGGTGCGCGAATACTTCGGCGAGAACACCGACTTCGTGTACATCGACAACCGCGAGGAATTTATCGCCCTGCGCGACTACCTCAAGGTGCTTTCTCCGGACAAGCTCAACAAGGTCAAGCTCTGGAATTCCAACGAGAGCCTCTTCGAGCACTTCAAGATCGAGAACGACTACGCACGCTCCCTGCAGCGCCGTATCCCGCTGTTCAACGGTGGCAACCTCGTGATTGAACAGACCGAAGCACTCGTTTCCATCGACGTGAACATGGGCAAGCCTCGCGGCAAGGACCGCAACAGGCAGGCGCTCGATACCAACATCGAGGCGTGCCGCGAAATCGCAAAGCAACTCCGCATGCGCGATGTGGGTGGCCTCATCATTATCAAGTTCATCGAGATGTCTGCCGATTCCGACCGCGATTCTGTGTACCAGGAATTCCGCAAGGCTATCCGCCGCGACAAGGCGCCTATCAGCCCCGCACAGATTAGCCCGTTCGGCCTGATGGAAGTGACCCGCAAGCGCGTGCGCGTGAACCTCATGACCGAGAAGACGGAAATCTGCCCGGTTTGCCAGGGCGGTGGCCGTATCGCGATGCTCGAGTCCACCATGGGCGAGATCGACCGCTGGATGGGCCGTGCCCGCAACAAGGGCAAGCTCCGCGAAGTTACCCTGGTGGTAAGTTCCGCGATGGTCGATGCCCTCTGCGCCGACTCCTGCCGTATCTACCGCTACCTCGAAAGCAAGCACGGGTTGCACATCAATATCGTCGAAGACGAATGCGCACACGTGAACCAGTACTGGATGCTCGACAAGGCGGGCGAGGACATGACCGCGCTCTACGGTACTGTGTAATAGCTTTAGGCGCTAGCCTAGGTATTGAAACTAAAAGAGCCTGTGGTTTTAACCACAGGCCCTTTTTTAGTTACTAAAGAGAGAGAATCTAAAACTTAGTTCTGGTCCCAGGTGAGTTCGTTCTTGCCGCCACGACGCACGCCCCACAGCAGGTCACGCGTGATGTCGGAGACGGTCTTCTTGCCGACAACCACCTTCATGTGCAGGCGGGCGATATACACGCCCGTGCCGGCGAGGCGTCCGTCGGAGGCGCGCATGTTCCAGGCGAGGAACAGGTTACCGTTGTTCACGAGGCATCCTGCATCACCGTACACGGACTTGTCGGAGCAGAGGATGGTGCCCGAGCTGCCGCCCACGTAGTTGCCGAGGTGCGTGTAGTAGAGCGTCTCGTACTTGAGCTTCACGTCGTCAGGCTTGGCAAGGCTGAGCGTACCGTCGCGGAACTGGTCGATATTGTTCGCCGTGATGGTACCGTTCTTGATGGCCTCGATGACTTCTTCGCTCACGCCGTTCTTCTTGAGTTCCTTCGTCGAGATAGTCCCGTCGATGATATCCTGGAAGAGTTTGTTCACGTCCTTGTCGGCTGCCGGAGTGATGTTCACGATGGTGTCGCGGCTTGCTTCGATACCGCGTTCCACGTATTCCTTGAACAGGTCGAGGTCATCGCCCTTGAGTTTCTTCTTGTAGTTGTCGGCAGTGATGGTCCCGTCCATCACTCCCTGGTATGTACTGTCGCTGAAGCCCGTGATGGAACCGGATTCGATTGCAGCAAGCAGCTGTGCCACCGATTCCTCTTCCGTAATCTCGAGCACGGTGTAGGTGGTGTCGTCCTTGCCGGCGTTCAGGAGCGTGGAGATGAGCGCGTCGAGGCTAGCAAACTCTTCGGCTGTCTGGGTCGCGATGAGTTCGGCGACGTCGAATCCGATAAGGTGACCGTCTACGCCGAGGGAGTCAGACACGTACTTCGCGTCGGCATCGGTGTTCGTGATGAGGAACGGTTCCGTCGTCTTGGCCGTATCGATAATCGGGTTCTCCGGCGAAATCGGGCGTACGTCCGGACCGGTAATCTGCATGTCCTGCTGGCCGGTGATTCTCACCATCGGGGTGTACCTGTGCGGCTTGTTCTCTGACAGGTCGACCGCGACATCTGTCGTGCTGCCGCCCTGCCCAGGCACAAAGCCTACGGAGTCGCCAACAGACGGGATAACCGCGTCGTAGGTGGCCATCGTGAACAGCAGGGTCATCTTGCTCTTGGAAGCAGTGTTGTTTGCGCCTACGGGCTTCTCGGGGTCTACGACCGCACCGGAACGTATGCAGTGGTAGCGGAACATATCCTTGAAGTGCGTCATGGATTCCGAAGTGATGGCTTCGCTGAAGGTGAGTTCCAGTTCGTGTCCTTGCTTGGAAATGCTCTTCACTGCCTGCATCACGATCGGGTTCACGCCGTCTTCGAGCGGGTCGGAGGCGATGTGGAAGTGGTAGCTCTTGCCGCCATCCTTATAGGTGAACCAGGTGTCGACGCTTCCGTTGTAGACGTCTTCCTTGCCGCCGGTAAAGATAAGCGAGCTGAAGCCGCACATCTTGTAGGGCTCGCAGGCTCCGCTCGAGACGATAGAGATGTCGGTTCCGTTGTCGAGGATCTTGTAATCCTTCTGGACCGGGAATCCTTCACCGAAGGCAAACTTCAGGGAGTCGAGTTTGTTGTCGCCACCGAGCTTGCGGTCGAAGTGGATGTATACGCTGTCGCCACGGCCATCGCCGTTCCTGTCGAAGATCTTCGCCTGCGAGATTCTCGGGATAGGCGGTTCCTGGAATATGAGGTTGATCCATGTTGCCGCGGAGGATGCTGCACCCTTCGCCTGAATCGTGGCTCCCGTAACGGGGCCGTTC
Proteins encoded:
- a CDS encoding fibro-slime domain-containing protein, which produces MTAVKNYCGWFEAKTDKKTTDFRIRFKQTIGNMYVGAEGNEEVATGALPVGSEIVLDSVAALSDTLWIQSFKNGEPEIYAEYPGVLGQCPNRIISVMMFDWLHGSYGDVDKTTWTGGNAAKDSILDDLIYLISNDFGSGGCQSTGGKAMLGMVEQALGPNGVPKRNSSNFPENCHVTDWLDYWFQPIEIGQDAAGKKYTNSTCRDLELKLDDEGYWFGQKNSSSPEKGLFFLDDFEYLDSAQTVKNIFYDRLSGSGGYHNFGFTMKFQAKFEYVRGQKFEFKGDDDVWVFINNRLVVDIGGQHAEVSGAVDLDTLGLVEGKEYPFHIFYVERHTSSSNFMMRTSMDLHTDASIFLTNDSLNAVATGQIWSPKNYEVWQITKGDALSCDFDANEGGQVDTTIGPSNYKLTGGNLGEAGVHLDTAGKWWFEGIQIHDNWAEFTIDTARIVENNGLAPGHYYLEITLKSDPSQKTGVWFTIPPYKVPTLVYATEQWKALGSQVSGDTLQIGKWAYEIYPVQIMFLEEWAQVSIYNQNITLTSSDPKLQIVDANGKPIGKAVLDSTGRATFYVIANGPVTGATIQAKGAASSAATWINLIFQEPPIPRISQAKIFDRNGDGRGDSVYIHFDRKLGGDNKLDSLKFAFGEGFPVQKDYKILDNGTDISIVSSGACEPYKMCGFSSLIFTGGKEDVYNGSVDTWFTYKDGGKSYHFHIASDPLEDGVNPIVMQAVKSISKQGHELELTFSEAITSESMTHFKDMFRYHCIRSGAVVDPEKPVGANNTASKSKMTLLFTMATYDAVIPSVGDSVGFVPGQGGSTTDVAVDLSENKPHRYTPMVRITGQQDMQITGPDVRPISPENPIIDTAKTTEPFLITNTDADAKYVSDSLGVDGHLIGFDVAELIATQTAEEFASLDALISTLLNAGKDDTTYTVLEITEEESVAQLLAAIESGSITGFSDSTYQGVMDGTITADNYKKKLKGDDLDLFKEYVERGIEASRDTIVNITPAADKDVNKLFQDIIDGTISTKELKKNGVSEEVIEAIKNGTITANNIDQFRDGTLSLAKPDDVKLKYETLYYTHLGNYVGGSSGTILCSDKSVYGDAGCLVNNGNLFLAWNMRASDGRLAGTGVYIARLHMKVVVGKKTVSDITRDLLWGVRRGGKNELTWDQN